One Kwoniella pini CBS 10737 chromosome 10, complete sequence genomic region harbors:
- a CDS encoding ferrochelatase, producing the protein MGGPSTIPEVHDFLSRLFHDHDLIPLPFQSILAPVIARRRTPQIEKQYTDIGGGSPILKWTKLQGEEMCKLLDELNPETAPHKPYVAFRYAKPLTEDCLEAMKADGVTRAIAFTQYPQYSCSTTGSSLNELYRLAKKDGYGDNGSIQWSVLDRWPTNEGLVEAFAHNVKTALQQYPEERRKDVVVLFSAHSLPLEIVNRGDPYTAEVAATVHAVMTKLNFSNPYRLTWQSKVGPKAWQGPQTASAIEGFAKIGKKDVCLVPIAFTSDHIETLYELDIEVQEEAEKLGIHLTRASSLNDSPIFIRAIADLVSNHLKDFEAGKIGPTGQQLSLRCPGCTNPKCGKTKEWLATGGTGNQVAA; encoded by the exons ATGGGTGGACCTTCTACT ATTCCGGAAGTTCACGATTTCTTATCCCGTTTATTTCACGACCACGATTTGATTCCTCTCCCATTTCAATCTATTCTAGCTCCTGTGATAGCAAGACGACGTACACCGCAAATCGAAAAACAATATACGGATATAGGTGGTGGATCACCAATTTTGAAATGGACAAAATTACAAGGTGAAGAGATGTGTAAACTGTTAGACGAATTAAATCCCGAAACTGCACCACATAAACCATATGTCGCTTTCAGATATGCTAAACCCTTAACGGAAGATTGTTTGGAAGCAATGAAAGCGGATGGAGTCACAAGGGCTATCGCTTTCACTCAATATCCTCAATACAGTTGTTCAACTACTGGTAGTAGTCTCAATGAGCTTTACAGGTTAGCTAAGAAGGATGGATATGGTGATAACGGAAGTATACAGTGGAGTGTGCTTGACAGATGGCCTACAAATGAAGGTTTGGTAGAA GCATTCGCACACAACGTTAAGACTGCTTTGCAGCAATATCCAGAGGAAAGGCGGAAAGACGTGGTCGTTCTGTTCTCGGCGCACTCATTACCTCTCGAGATCGTCAA CCGAGGTGACCCGTATACCGCCGAGGTAGCTGCTACAGTGCACGCAGTGATGACGAAACTGAATTTCTCCAACCC ATACCGTCTTACATGGCAATCTAAAGTAGGACCTAAAGCATGGCAAGGACCTCAAACAGCATCCGCTATAGAAGGATTCGCTaagattggaaagaaggatgtaTGTTTAGTACCAATCGCTTTCACAAGTGATCACATCGAAACACTGTACGAGCTCGATATCGAAGTGCaggaagaagctgaaaag CTTGGCATTCACCTTACACGAGCATCATCATTGAATGATTCTCCAATTTTCATCCGAGCGATTGCAGATCTAGTCTCGAATCACTTGAAAGACTTCGAAGCAGGGAAAATCGGTCCAACGGGTCAACAACTGTCATTACGTTGTCCAGGTTGTACAAATCCAAAGTGCGGTAAAACCAAAGAATGGTTAGCCACAGGTGGTACTGGTAACCAGGTAGCCGCCTAG